The Synechococcales cyanobacterium CNB genome includes a window with the following:
- a CDS encoding DegT/DnrJ/EryC1/StrS family aminotransferase, whose amino-acid sequence MVSLTLRSGRLALGPMVERFERHVADRAGCAHGVAVSSGTAGLHLALQALGVGPGDEVVTTPFSFIASANAILYVGARPVFVDIDPCSLNMDPGRVAEAIGPRTRAILAVEAFGNPKHMDAYASIAARDEIPLVEDCCEALGCSHKGRACGSFGRVGVFGFYPNKQVTTGEGGMIVTDDERLADVCRSLRNQGRAARGAQTPGDPQAALGSWLAHERVGYNYRLDELSAALGVAQMRRFDEIVARRQAVAQMYMERLIDHPELILPTVDPESVQSWFVFVVRLATGWSRAERDRIIASLRRHEVGAADYFPCIHLQPPYRERFGFEEGSFPIAEAVSGRTIALPFHSGLTERDVDFVCQTLALMMSREGLGRG is encoded by the coding sequence ATGGTCTCGCTGACACTTCGGTCGGGGCGGCTCGCGCTCGGGCCGATGGTCGAGCGCTTCGAGCGGCATGTCGCGGATCGCGCCGGGTGCGCGCACGGCGTCGCGGTCTCGTCGGGGACAGCCGGGCTGCACCTCGCCCTCCAGGCGCTGGGCGTAGGGCCGGGCGATGAGGTCGTCACCACGCCGTTCTCGTTCATCGCCTCGGCGAACGCGATCCTGTACGTCGGCGCCCGGCCGGTCTTTGTGGACATCGACCCGTGCAGCCTGAACATGGACCCGGGTCGCGTGGCGGAGGCGATCGGACCGCGCACGCGGGCGATCCTGGCGGTCGAGGCCTTCGGCAACCCGAAGCACATGGATGCCTACGCCTCCATCGCGGCCCGCGACGAGATCCCGCTCGTCGAAGACTGCTGCGAAGCGCTCGGATGCTCGCACAAGGGGCGGGCGTGCGGGTCGTTTGGGCGCGTCGGCGTCTTCGGGTTCTATCCGAACAAGCAGGTCACGACGGGCGAGGGCGGCATGATCGTGACGGACGACGAGCGGCTTGCGGATGTCTGCCGCTCCCTGCGCAACCAGGGTCGAGCGGCGCGGGGCGCGCAGACACCGGGCGATCCGCAGGCCGCGCTGGGATCGTGGCTGGCGCACGAGCGAGTGGGGTACAACTACCGGCTTGACGAGTTGTCGGCCGCGCTGGGCGTGGCCCAGATGCGCCGCTTTGACGAGATCGTCGCACGCCGGCAGGCGGTGGCGCAGATGTACATGGAGCGCCTCATCGACCACCCCGAGCTGATCCTGCCGACCGTTGACCCCGAGTCGGTGCAGAGCTGGTTCGTGTTCGTCGTGCGGCTGGCGACCGGGTGGTCGCGCGCCGAGCGAGATCGGATCATCGCCAGCCTTCGCCGGCACGAGGTCGGTGCGGCGGACTACTTCCCCTGCATCCATCTTCAGCCGCCCTATCGCGAGCGGTTCGGGTTCGAGGAAGGGTCGTTCCCGATCGCGGAGGCGGTGAGTGGGCGGACGATCGCGCTGCCGTTCCACTCGGGCCTGACGGAACGGGACGTGGACTTCGTGTG